One window from the genome of Pempheris klunzingeri isolate RE-2024b chromosome 7, fPemKlu1.hap1, whole genome shotgun sequence encodes:
- the mtmr3 gene encoding myotubularin-related protein 3 isoform X1 — translation MEEEGQQSLECIQANQIFPKKSPVLEEENMQVPFPELHGEFTEYVGRAEDAIIATSNYRLHIKFKESVVNVPLQLIECAECRDMFQLQVTCKDCKVVRCQFSTFEQCQEWLKRLNAVVRPPSRLEDLFSFAFHAWCMDVYAGEKEQHGELCRPGEHVTSWFKNEVERMGFDTQNAWRISDINSKFKLCPSYPQQLLVPAWITDKELENVAAFRSWKRFPAVVYRHQTTGAVIARCGQPEVSWWGWRNADDEHLVQSIAKACAVDSSSRKHLSNGSYTNGSDLPDTDFESSMTNSSEVETLAIQPHKLLILDARSYAAAVANRAKGGGCECPEYYPNCEVVFMGMANIHSIRKSFQSLRFLCTQMPDPANWLSALESTKWLQHLSLLLKAALLVVNAVDRDHRPVLVHCSDGWDRTPQIVALSKLLLDPYYRTIEGFQVLVETEWLDFGHKFADRCGHGENSEDLNERCPVFLQWLDCVHQLQRQFPCSFEFNEAFLVKLVQHTYSCLFGTFLCNSGKEREDRHIQERTCSVWSLLRPANRTLRNMLYSSHSETVLHPVCHVRNLMLWTAVYLPSSSPTTPSDDSCAPYPVPGGNPEDTPLARRTKTRSFDNLPSACELGSSLAPNRRSSDPSLNEKWQDHRRSLELNMAVGPEGGAQDQEVQPNGVGPYPDRPDSELDDNLQPRDSQAELGQRVSVPPAATGEVAEELSVVVGVAEGQMENILQEATKEEAGADVQREGSAAVIHAITTVDTEVEKDEEDDQCANITGTKMQGETFANGHHPENGVMETGEDVESPPLPTQKAEEVDQQAVDITPTPQDLVKQDVENSSVQEELAQSESGSGEPEQPEAHRTITNGFVDRSPEEPDMDEKTYLDSESDRCVSEPVEQVDKRASLMESSTETLTEEACSRLELPAPLPVCPIRQPCSDGRSQPSYSRKEKGLETGEHGFIRTLNGSSKRPSVSAFQSVSADFSRDRLCNGDSYEGDPCGGPHWAKGNGDRAPLSRQVSLASCNSLILHPRGSCSQHHWCHTLLSRAAISPEQPSRSHLDDDGLTLHTDAIQQRLRQIEAGHQMEVETLKKQVQELWSRLENQHHTGSHRINGDMGDEVTSMTDSEYNLDPNCLSRCSTELFSEASWEQVDKQDTEVTRWYPDHLAAQCYGCESRFWLATRKHHCSGREPVQEVWNCGNVFCASCCDQKIPVPSQQLFEPTRVCKSCYSSLQLSPAPLDLELEKPITASSN, via the exons ATG gaggaggaggggcagcaGAGCTTGGAGTGTATCCAGGCCAATCAGATCTTCCCTAAGAAGTCCCCTGtcctggaggaggaaaacatgcaG GTGCCCTTTCCTGAGCTGCACGGGGAGTTCACAGAGTATGTGGGGAGAGCAGAGGATGCCATCATCGCAACGTCCAACTACCGCCTACACATCAAGTTCAAAGAGTCTGTTGTCAAT GTTCCACTTCAGCTCATAGAGTGTGCAGAGTGTCGGGATATGTTCCAGCTTCAAGTCACCTGTAAGGACTGTAAAGTCGTCAG GTGCCAGTTCTCCACATTTGAGCAGTGTCAGGAATGGTTGAAACGCCTGAATGCTGTTGTGCGCCCCCCCTCTCGTCTGGAGGACCTCTTCTCCTTCGCCTTCCATGCCTGGTGCATGGATGTGTATGCTGGCGAGAAGGAGCAGCACGGCGAGCTCTGCAGACCAG GCGAACACGTGACCTCCTGGTTCAAGAACGAGGTGGAGAGGATGGGCTTTGACACTCAAAACGCCTGGAGGATATCGGACATCAACAGCAAGTTCAA GCTTTGCCCCAGCTATCCTCAGCAGCTCCTCGTACCAGCCTGGATCACTGACAAGGAGCTGGAAAATGTGGCAGCCTTCCGCTCCTGGAAGAGATTTCCTGCTGTAGTCTATag gcaccaGACCACAGGAGCTGTGATTGCCCGCTGCGGGCAGCCAGAGGTCAGCTGGTGGGGCTGGAGGAACGCTGATGATGAGCACCTGGTCCAGTCCATCGCCAAGGCCTGTGCTGTGGACAGCAGCTCCCGCAAGCACCTTTCCAACGGCAGCTACACCAATGGCTCTGATCTGCCTGATACTGACTTTG AATCCTCCATGACCAACAGCTCAGAGGTGGAGACGTTGGCCATCCAACCCCACAAGTTACTGATCCTGGATGCCAGGTCCTACGCTGCTGCGGTAGCAAACAGAGCAAAGGGGGGAGGCTGCGAATGCCCCG AATACTATCCCAACTGTGAGGTGGTGTTTATGGGCATGGCCAACATCCACTCCATCCGCAAGAGTTTCCAGTCTCTGCGTTTTCTCTGTACTCAGATGCCTGATCCAGCCAA CTGGCTTTCTGCACTGGAGAGCACCAAGTGGCTGCAACACCTGTCCCTGCTGCTGAAGGCGGCCCTGCTGGTCGTCAACGCTGTGGACCGAGACCACAGGCCCGTCCTGGTGCACTGCTCAGATGGCTGGGACCGCACGCCTCAGATTGTTGCTTTATCCAAACTACTGCTGGACCCTTACTACCGCACTATTGAG GGCTTCCAGGTTTTGGTAGAGACAGAGTGGCTGGACTTTGGCCATAAATTTGCTGATCGCTGTGGCCATGGAGAAAACTCTGAGGACCTGAATGAGCGCTGCCCTGTGTTCCTGCAGTGGCTggactgtgttcaccagctgcagAGGCAGTTCCCATGCTCCTTTGAGTTTAATGAGGCCTTCCTG GTGAAACTAGTTCAGCACACCTACTCCTGTCTGTTCGGCACCTTCCTGTGTAACAGCggcaaagagagggaggacCGTCACATTCAGGAGAGGACCTGCTCAGTGTGGTCGTTGCTGAGACCGGCCAACCGCACACTGAGGAACATGTTGTACTCCTCACACTCCGAGACT GTTCTCCACCCCGTGTGTCACGTACGCAACCTGATGCTGTGGACGGCGGTCTACCTGCCCAGCTCCTCCCCCACAACCCCCTCCGATGATTCATGCGCCCCATACCCTGTGCCTGGAGGAAATCCTGAGGACACACCCCTGGCCAG ACGTACGAAGACTCGTTCCTTCGACAACTTGCCCAGTGCATGTGAACTGGGAAGCTCGCTGGCTCCTAACCGTCGCTCCAGTGACCCAAGCCTGAATGAGAAATGGCAGGACCACCGGCGCTCTCTGGAGCTCAACATGGCAGTGGGGCCTGAGGGAGGGGCCCAGGATCAAGAGGTGCAGCCTAACGGAGTGGGGCCGTACCCAGACAGACCGGACTCTGAGCTGGATGACAACCTGCAGCCCCGTGACTCACAGGCTGAGCTTGGACAGAGAGTCTCTGTCCCCCCAGCAGCGACAGGAGAGGTAGCAGAGGAGCTCTCTGTGGTGGTGGGTGTGGCTGAGGGCCAAATGGAGAATATCCTTCAGGAAGCCACTAAGGAGGAGGCAGGAGCAGATGTTCAAAGAGAGGGAAGCGCTGCTGTTATACATGCCATTACCACTGTTGACACAGAGGTGGAGAAGGATGAGGAAGATGATCAGTGTGCTAATATCACTGGGACTAAGATGCAGGGAGAAACATTTGCCAATGGTCACCATCCAGAAAATGGTGTAATGGAGACCGGGGAGGATGTTGAGTCTCCCCCTCTGCCCacacagaaagcagaggaggtggATCAACAGGCAGTTGACATAACTCCAACACCACAGGATCTGGTGAAGCAGGATGTAGAGAACTCTTCTGTACAAGAGGAGCTTGCACAAAGTGAGTCTGGCTCAGGGGAGCCAGAGCAACCTGAAGCCCATAGAACTATAACTAACGGCTTTGTGGACAGGTCACCTGAAGAGCCAGACATGGATGAGAAGACCTACCTTGACTCAGAATCTGACCGCTGCGTCTCAGAGCCGGTGGAGCAAGTGGATAAGAGGGCCTCCTTAATGGAAAGCTCCACAGAGACTTTAACTGAAGAGGCCTGCAGCAGGTTGGAACTACCAGCACCGCTGCCTGTTTGTCCAATACGTCAACCTTGCAGTGATGGCAGAAGCCAACCGTCCTACTCTAGGAAAGAGAAAGGACTGGAGACAGGCGAGCATGGCTTTATCAGAACTTTGAATGGGAGCAGCAAGCGACCTTCTGTCAGTGCCTTTCAGTCTGTGAGTGCTGACTTCAGCAGGGACAGACTTTGTAATGGCGACAGCTACGAAGGGGACCCCTGTGGAGGACCTCATTGGGCTAAAGGGAACGGGGACAGGGCCCCTCTGAGTCGACAGGTCTCCCTAGCAAGCTGCAACTCCCTGATCCTTCACCCGAGGGGAAGCTGCTCCCAGCACCACTGGTGTCACACCCTGTTGAGCCGGGCTGCTATCAGCCCAGAGCAGCCGTCCCGCAGCCATCTGGACGATGACGGGCTGACACTTCACACAGACGCCATCCAGCAGAGGCTGAGGCAGATCGAGGCGGGACATCAGATGGAAGTGGAGACGCTGAAGAAGCAAGTGCAGGAGCTGTGGAGTCGCCTGGAGAATCAGCATCACACCGGATCCCACAGGATCAATGGGGACATGGGAGACGAAGTG ACCTCAATGACAGACTCCGAGTACAACCTGGACCCCAACTGTTTGTcacgctgcagcacagagcttTTCTCCGAGGCCAGTTGGGAGCAGGTGGACAAGCAGGACACTGAG GTGACTCGCTGGTACCCAGACCATCTGGCCGCCCAGTGTTACGGCTGTGAGAGCAGGTTCTGGCTTGCCACCAGGAAGCATCACTGCAG TGGCAGGGAGCCTGTCCAGGAGGTCTG GAACTGCGGTAACGTGTTCTGTGCCAGCTGCTGCGACCAGAAGATCCCAGTGCCAAGCCAGCAGCTGTTCGAGCCCACCCGTGTCTGTAAGTCCTGCTACAGCAGCCTCCAGCTCAGCCCGGCTCCCCtggacctggagctggagaaacCCATCACAGCCAGCTCCAACTGA
- the mtmr3 gene encoding myotubularin-related protein 3 isoform X2, producing the protein MEEEGQQSLECIQANQIFPKKSPVLEEENMQVPFPELHGEFTEYVGRAEDAIIATSNYRLHIKFKESVVNVPLQLIECAECRDMFQLQVTCKDCKVVRCQFSTFEQCQEWLKRLNAVVRPPSRLEDLFSFAFHAWCMDVYAGEKEQHGELCRPGEHVTSWFKNEVERMGFDTQNAWRISDINSKFKLCPSYPQQLLVPAWITDKELENVAAFRSWKRFPAVVYRHQTTGAVIARCGQPEVSWWGWRNADDEHLVQSIAKACAVDSSSRKHLSNGSYTNGSDLPDTDFESSMTNSSEVETLAIQPHKLLILDARSYAAAVANRAKGGGCECPEYYPNCEVVFMGMANIHSIRKSFQSLRFLCTQMPDPANWLSALESTKWLQHLSLLLKAALLVVNAVDRDHRPVLVHCSDGWDRTPQIVALSKLLLDPYYRTIEGFQVLVETEWLDFGHKFADRCGHGENSEDLNERCPVFLQWLDCVHQLQRQFPCSFEFNEAFLVKLVQHTYSCLFGTFLCNSGKEREDRHIQERTCSVWSLLRPANRTLRNMLYSSHSETVLHPVCHVRNLMLWTAVYLPSSSPTTPSDDSCAPYPVPGGNPEDTPLARRTKTRSFDNLPSACELGSSLAPNRRSSDPSLNEKWQDHRRSLELNMAVGPEGGAQDQEVQPNGVGPYPDRPDSELDDNLQPRDSQAELGQRVSVPPAATGEVAEELSVVVGVAEGQMENILQEATKEEAGADVQREGSAAVIHAITTVDTEVEKDEEDDQCANITGTKMQGETFANGHHPENGVMETGEDVESPPLPTQKAEEVDQQAVDITPTPQDLVKQDVENSSVQEELAQSESGSGEPEQPEAHRTITNGFVDRSPEEPDMDEKTYLDSESDRCVSEPVEQVDKRASLMESSTETLTEEACSRLELPAPLPVCPIRQPCSDGRSQPSYSRKEKGLETGEHGFIRTLNGSSKRPSVSAFQSVSADFSRDRLCNGDSYEGDPCGGPHWAKGNGDRAPLSRQVSLASCNSLILHPRGSCSQHHWCHTLLSRAAISPEQPSRSHLDDDGLTLHTDAIQQRLRQIEAGHQMEVETLKKQVQELWSRLENQHHTGSHRINGDMGDEVTSMTDSEYNLDPNCLSRCSTELFSEASWEQVDKQDTEVTRWYPDHLAAQCYGCESRFWLATRKHHCRNCGNVFCASCCDQKIPVPSQQLFEPTRVCKSCYSSLQLSPAPLDLELEKPITASSN; encoded by the exons ATG gaggaggaggggcagcaGAGCTTGGAGTGTATCCAGGCCAATCAGATCTTCCCTAAGAAGTCCCCTGtcctggaggaggaaaacatgcaG GTGCCCTTTCCTGAGCTGCACGGGGAGTTCACAGAGTATGTGGGGAGAGCAGAGGATGCCATCATCGCAACGTCCAACTACCGCCTACACATCAAGTTCAAAGAGTCTGTTGTCAAT GTTCCACTTCAGCTCATAGAGTGTGCAGAGTGTCGGGATATGTTCCAGCTTCAAGTCACCTGTAAGGACTGTAAAGTCGTCAG GTGCCAGTTCTCCACATTTGAGCAGTGTCAGGAATGGTTGAAACGCCTGAATGCTGTTGTGCGCCCCCCCTCTCGTCTGGAGGACCTCTTCTCCTTCGCCTTCCATGCCTGGTGCATGGATGTGTATGCTGGCGAGAAGGAGCAGCACGGCGAGCTCTGCAGACCAG GCGAACACGTGACCTCCTGGTTCAAGAACGAGGTGGAGAGGATGGGCTTTGACACTCAAAACGCCTGGAGGATATCGGACATCAACAGCAAGTTCAA GCTTTGCCCCAGCTATCCTCAGCAGCTCCTCGTACCAGCCTGGATCACTGACAAGGAGCTGGAAAATGTGGCAGCCTTCCGCTCCTGGAAGAGATTTCCTGCTGTAGTCTATag gcaccaGACCACAGGAGCTGTGATTGCCCGCTGCGGGCAGCCAGAGGTCAGCTGGTGGGGCTGGAGGAACGCTGATGATGAGCACCTGGTCCAGTCCATCGCCAAGGCCTGTGCTGTGGACAGCAGCTCCCGCAAGCACCTTTCCAACGGCAGCTACACCAATGGCTCTGATCTGCCTGATACTGACTTTG AATCCTCCATGACCAACAGCTCAGAGGTGGAGACGTTGGCCATCCAACCCCACAAGTTACTGATCCTGGATGCCAGGTCCTACGCTGCTGCGGTAGCAAACAGAGCAAAGGGGGGAGGCTGCGAATGCCCCG AATACTATCCCAACTGTGAGGTGGTGTTTATGGGCATGGCCAACATCCACTCCATCCGCAAGAGTTTCCAGTCTCTGCGTTTTCTCTGTACTCAGATGCCTGATCCAGCCAA CTGGCTTTCTGCACTGGAGAGCACCAAGTGGCTGCAACACCTGTCCCTGCTGCTGAAGGCGGCCCTGCTGGTCGTCAACGCTGTGGACCGAGACCACAGGCCCGTCCTGGTGCACTGCTCAGATGGCTGGGACCGCACGCCTCAGATTGTTGCTTTATCCAAACTACTGCTGGACCCTTACTACCGCACTATTGAG GGCTTCCAGGTTTTGGTAGAGACAGAGTGGCTGGACTTTGGCCATAAATTTGCTGATCGCTGTGGCCATGGAGAAAACTCTGAGGACCTGAATGAGCGCTGCCCTGTGTTCCTGCAGTGGCTggactgtgttcaccagctgcagAGGCAGTTCCCATGCTCCTTTGAGTTTAATGAGGCCTTCCTG GTGAAACTAGTTCAGCACACCTACTCCTGTCTGTTCGGCACCTTCCTGTGTAACAGCggcaaagagagggaggacCGTCACATTCAGGAGAGGACCTGCTCAGTGTGGTCGTTGCTGAGACCGGCCAACCGCACACTGAGGAACATGTTGTACTCCTCACACTCCGAGACT GTTCTCCACCCCGTGTGTCACGTACGCAACCTGATGCTGTGGACGGCGGTCTACCTGCCCAGCTCCTCCCCCACAACCCCCTCCGATGATTCATGCGCCCCATACCCTGTGCCTGGAGGAAATCCTGAGGACACACCCCTGGCCAG ACGTACGAAGACTCGTTCCTTCGACAACTTGCCCAGTGCATGTGAACTGGGAAGCTCGCTGGCTCCTAACCGTCGCTCCAGTGACCCAAGCCTGAATGAGAAATGGCAGGACCACCGGCGCTCTCTGGAGCTCAACATGGCAGTGGGGCCTGAGGGAGGGGCCCAGGATCAAGAGGTGCAGCCTAACGGAGTGGGGCCGTACCCAGACAGACCGGACTCTGAGCTGGATGACAACCTGCAGCCCCGTGACTCACAGGCTGAGCTTGGACAGAGAGTCTCTGTCCCCCCAGCAGCGACAGGAGAGGTAGCAGAGGAGCTCTCTGTGGTGGTGGGTGTGGCTGAGGGCCAAATGGAGAATATCCTTCAGGAAGCCACTAAGGAGGAGGCAGGAGCAGATGTTCAAAGAGAGGGAAGCGCTGCTGTTATACATGCCATTACCACTGTTGACACAGAGGTGGAGAAGGATGAGGAAGATGATCAGTGTGCTAATATCACTGGGACTAAGATGCAGGGAGAAACATTTGCCAATGGTCACCATCCAGAAAATGGTGTAATGGAGACCGGGGAGGATGTTGAGTCTCCCCCTCTGCCCacacagaaagcagaggaggtggATCAACAGGCAGTTGACATAACTCCAACACCACAGGATCTGGTGAAGCAGGATGTAGAGAACTCTTCTGTACAAGAGGAGCTTGCACAAAGTGAGTCTGGCTCAGGGGAGCCAGAGCAACCTGAAGCCCATAGAACTATAACTAACGGCTTTGTGGACAGGTCACCTGAAGAGCCAGACATGGATGAGAAGACCTACCTTGACTCAGAATCTGACCGCTGCGTCTCAGAGCCGGTGGAGCAAGTGGATAAGAGGGCCTCCTTAATGGAAAGCTCCACAGAGACTTTAACTGAAGAGGCCTGCAGCAGGTTGGAACTACCAGCACCGCTGCCTGTTTGTCCAATACGTCAACCTTGCAGTGATGGCAGAAGCCAACCGTCCTACTCTAGGAAAGAGAAAGGACTGGAGACAGGCGAGCATGGCTTTATCAGAACTTTGAATGGGAGCAGCAAGCGACCTTCTGTCAGTGCCTTTCAGTCTGTGAGTGCTGACTTCAGCAGGGACAGACTTTGTAATGGCGACAGCTACGAAGGGGACCCCTGTGGAGGACCTCATTGGGCTAAAGGGAACGGGGACAGGGCCCCTCTGAGTCGACAGGTCTCCCTAGCAAGCTGCAACTCCCTGATCCTTCACCCGAGGGGAAGCTGCTCCCAGCACCACTGGTGTCACACCCTGTTGAGCCGGGCTGCTATCAGCCCAGAGCAGCCGTCCCGCAGCCATCTGGACGATGACGGGCTGACACTTCACACAGACGCCATCCAGCAGAGGCTGAGGCAGATCGAGGCGGGACATCAGATGGAAGTGGAGACGCTGAAGAAGCAAGTGCAGGAGCTGTGGAGTCGCCTGGAGAATCAGCATCACACCGGATCCCACAGGATCAATGGGGACATGGGAGACGAAGTG ACCTCAATGACAGACTCCGAGTACAACCTGGACCCCAACTGTTTGTcacgctgcagcacagagcttTTCTCCGAGGCCAGTTGGGAGCAGGTGGACAAGCAGGACACTGAG GTGACTCGCTGGTACCCAGACCATCTGGCCGCCCAGTGTTACGGCTGTGAGAGCAGGTTCTGGCTTGCCACCAGGAAGCATCACTGCAG GAACTGCGGTAACGTGTTCTGTGCCAGCTGCTGCGACCAGAAGATCCCAGTGCCAAGCCAGCAGCTGTTCGAGCCCACCCGTGTCTGTAAGTCCTGCTACAGCAGCCTCCAGCTCAGCCCGGCTCCCCtggacctggagctggagaaacCCATCACAGCCAGCTCCAACTGA
- the mtmr3 gene encoding myotubularin-related protein 3 isoform X3, which translates to MEEEGQQSLECIQANQIFPKKSPVLEEENMQVPFPELHGEFTEYVGRAEDAIIATSNYRLHIKFKESVVNVPLQLIECAECRDMFQLQVTCKDCKVVRCQFSTFEQCQEWLKRLNAVVRPPSRLEDLFSFAFHAWCMDVYAGEKEQHGELCRPGEHVTSWFKNEVERMGFDTQNAWRISDINSKFKLCPSYPQQLLVPAWITDKELENVAAFRSWKRFPAVVYRHQTTGAVIARCGQPEVSWWGWRNADDEHLVQSIAKACAVDSSSRKHLSNGSYTNGSDLPDTDFESSMTNSSEVETLAIQPHKLLILDARSYAAAVANRAKGGGCECPEYYPNCEVVFMGMANIHSIRKSFQSLRFLCTQMPDPANWLSALESTKWLQHLSLLLKAALLVVNAVDRDHRPVLVHCSDGWDRTPQIVALSKLLLDPYYRTIEGFQVLVETEWLDFGHKFADRCGHGENSEDLNERCPVFLQWLDCVHQLQRQFPCSFEFNEAFLVKLVQHTYSCLFGTFLCNSGKEREDRHIQERTCSVWSLLRPANRTLRNMLYSSHSETVLHPVCHVRNLMLWTAVYLPSSSPTTPSDDSCAPYPVPGGNPEDTPLARRTKTRSFDNLPSACELGSSLAPNRRSSDPSLNEKWQDHRRSLELNMAVGPEGGAQDQEVQPNGVGPYPDRPDSELDDNLQPRDSQAELGQRVSVPPAATGEVAEELSVVVGVAEGQMENILQEATKEEAGADVQREGSAAVIHAITTVDTEVEKDEEDDQCANITGTKMQGETFANGHHPENGVMETGEDVESPPLPTQKAEEVDQQAVDITPTPQDLVKQDVENSSVQEELAQSESGSGEPEQPEAHRTITNGFVDRSPEEPDMDEKTYLDSESDRCVSEPVEQVDKRASLMESSTETLTEEACSRLELPAPLPVCPIRQPCSDGRSQPSYSRKEKGLETGEHGFIRTLNGSSKRPSVSAFQSVSADFSRDRLCNGDSYEGDPCGGPHWAKGNGDRAPLSRQVSLASCNSLILHPRGSCSQHHWCHTLLSRAAISPEQPSRSHLDDDGLTLHTDAIQQRLRQIEAGHQMEVETLKKQVQELWSRLENQHHTGSHRINGDMGDEVTSMTDSEYNLDPNCLSRCSTELFSEASWEQVDKQDTEVTRWYPDHLAAQCYGCESRFWLATRKHHCSGREPVQEELR; encoded by the exons ATG gaggaggaggggcagcaGAGCTTGGAGTGTATCCAGGCCAATCAGATCTTCCCTAAGAAGTCCCCTGtcctggaggaggaaaacatgcaG GTGCCCTTTCCTGAGCTGCACGGGGAGTTCACAGAGTATGTGGGGAGAGCAGAGGATGCCATCATCGCAACGTCCAACTACCGCCTACACATCAAGTTCAAAGAGTCTGTTGTCAAT GTTCCACTTCAGCTCATAGAGTGTGCAGAGTGTCGGGATATGTTCCAGCTTCAAGTCACCTGTAAGGACTGTAAAGTCGTCAG GTGCCAGTTCTCCACATTTGAGCAGTGTCAGGAATGGTTGAAACGCCTGAATGCTGTTGTGCGCCCCCCCTCTCGTCTGGAGGACCTCTTCTCCTTCGCCTTCCATGCCTGGTGCATGGATGTGTATGCTGGCGAGAAGGAGCAGCACGGCGAGCTCTGCAGACCAG GCGAACACGTGACCTCCTGGTTCAAGAACGAGGTGGAGAGGATGGGCTTTGACACTCAAAACGCCTGGAGGATATCGGACATCAACAGCAAGTTCAA GCTTTGCCCCAGCTATCCTCAGCAGCTCCTCGTACCAGCCTGGATCACTGACAAGGAGCTGGAAAATGTGGCAGCCTTCCGCTCCTGGAAGAGATTTCCTGCTGTAGTCTATag gcaccaGACCACAGGAGCTGTGATTGCCCGCTGCGGGCAGCCAGAGGTCAGCTGGTGGGGCTGGAGGAACGCTGATGATGAGCACCTGGTCCAGTCCATCGCCAAGGCCTGTGCTGTGGACAGCAGCTCCCGCAAGCACCTTTCCAACGGCAGCTACACCAATGGCTCTGATCTGCCTGATACTGACTTTG AATCCTCCATGACCAACAGCTCAGAGGTGGAGACGTTGGCCATCCAACCCCACAAGTTACTGATCCTGGATGCCAGGTCCTACGCTGCTGCGGTAGCAAACAGAGCAAAGGGGGGAGGCTGCGAATGCCCCG AATACTATCCCAACTGTGAGGTGGTGTTTATGGGCATGGCCAACATCCACTCCATCCGCAAGAGTTTCCAGTCTCTGCGTTTTCTCTGTACTCAGATGCCTGATCCAGCCAA CTGGCTTTCTGCACTGGAGAGCACCAAGTGGCTGCAACACCTGTCCCTGCTGCTGAAGGCGGCCCTGCTGGTCGTCAACGCTGTGGACCGAGACCACAGGCCCGTCCTGGTGCACTGCTCAGATGGCTGGGACCGCACGCCTCAGATTGTTGCTTTATCCAAACTACTGCTGGACCCTTACTACCGCACTATTGAG GGCTTCCAGGTTTTGGTAGAGACAGAGTGGCTGGACTTTGGCCATAAATTTGCTGATCGCTGTGGCCATGGAGAAAACTCTGAGGACCTGAATGAGCGCTGCCCTGTGTTCCTGCAGTGGCTggactgtgttcaccagctgcagAGGCAGTTCCCATGCTCCTTTGAGTTTAATGAGGCCTTCCTG GTGAAACTAGTTCAGCACACCTACTCCTGTCTGTTCGGCACCTTCCTGTGTAACAGCggcaaagagagggaggacCGTCACATTCAGGAGAGGACCTGCTCAGTGTGGTCGTTGCTGAGACCGGCCAACCGCACACTGAGGAACATGTTGTACTCCTCACACTCCGAGACT GTTCTCCACCCCGTGTGTCACGTACGCAACCTGATGCTGTGGACGGCGGTCTACCTGCCCAGCTCCTCCCCCACAACCCCCTCCGATGATTCATGCGCCCCATACCCTGTGCCTGGAGGAAATCCTGAGGACACACCCCTGGCCAG ACGTACGAAGACTCGTTCCTTCGACAACTTGCCCAGTGCATGTGAACTGGGAAGCTCGCTGGCTCCTAACCGTCGCTCCAGTGACCCAAGCCTGAATGAGAAATGGCAGGACCACCGGCGCTCTCTGGAGCTCAACATGGCAGTGGGGCCTGAGGGAGGGGCCCAGGATCAAGAGGTGCAGCCTAACGGAGTGGGGCCGTACCCAGACAGACCGGACTCTGAGCTGGATGACAACCTGCAGCCCCGTGACTCACAGGCTGAGCTTGGACAGAGAGTCTCTGTCCCCCCAGCAGCGACAGGAGAGGTAGCAGAGGAGCTCTCTGTGGTGGTGGGTGTGGCTGAGGGCCAAATGGAGAATATCCTTCAGGAAGCCACTAAGGAGGAGGCAGGAGCAGATGTTCAAAGAGAGGGAAGCGCTGCTGTTATACATGCCATTACCACTGTTGACACAGAGGTGGAGAAGGATGAGGAAGATGATCAGTGTGCTAATATCACTGGGACTAAGATGCAGGGAGAAACATTTGCCAATGGTCACCATCCAGAAAATGGTGTAATGGAGACCGGGGAGGATGTTGAGTCTCCCCCTCTGCCCacacagaaagcagaggaggtggATCAACAGGCAGTTGACATAACTCCAACACCACAGGATCTGGTGAAGCAGGATGTAGAGAACTCTTCTGTACAAGAGGAGCTTGCACAAAGTGAGTCTGGCTCAGGGGAGCCAGAGCAACCTGAAGCCCATAGAACTATAACTAACGGCTTTGTGGACAGGTCACCTGAAGAGCCAGACATGGATGAGAAGACCTACCTTGACTCAGAATCTGACCGCTGCGTCTCAGAGCCGGTGGAGCAAGTGGATAAGAGGGCCTCCTTAATGGAAAGCTCCACAGAGACTTTAACTGAAGAGGCCTGCAGCAGGTTGGAACTACCAGCACCGCTGCCTGTTTGTCCAATACGTCAACCTTGCAGTGATGGCAGAAGCCAACCGTCCTACTCTAGGAAAGAGAAAGGACTGGAGACAGGCGAGCATGGCTTTATCAGAACTTTGAATGGGAGCAGCAAGCGACCTTCTGTCAGTGCCTTTCAGTCTGTGAGTGCTGACTTCAGCAGGGACAGACTTTGTAATGGCGACAGCTACGAAGGGGACCCCTGTGGAGGACCTCATTGGGCTAAAGGGAACGGGGACAGGGCCCCTCTGAGTCGACAGGTCTCCCTAGCAAGCTGCAACTCCCTGATCCTTCACCCGAGGGGAAGCTGCTCCCAGCACCACTGGTGTCACACCCTGTTGAGCCGGGCTGCTATCAGCCCAGAGCAGCCGTCCCGCAGCCATCTGGACGATGACGGGCTGACACTTCACACAGACGCCATCCAGCAGAGGCTGAGGCAGATCGAGGCGGGACATCAGATGGAAGTGGAGACGCTGAAGAAGCAAGTGCAGGAGCTGTGGAGTCGCCTGGAGAATCAGCATCACACCGGATCCCACAGGATCAATGGGGACATGGGAGACGAAGTG ACCTCAATGACAGACTCCGAGTACAACCTGGACCCCAACTGTTTGTcacgctgcagcacagagcttTTCTCCGAGGCCAGTTGGGAGCAGGTGGACAAGCAGGACACTGAG GTGACTCGCTGGTACCCAGACCATCTGGCCGCCCAGTGTTACGGCTGTGAGAGCAGGTTCTGGCTTGCCACCAGGAAGCATCACTGCAG TGGCAGGGAGCCTGTCCAGGAG GAACTGCGGTAA